The proteins below come from a single Agromyces flavus genomic window:
- a CDS encoding PHP domain-containing protein, whose protein sequence is MDPVQALEEIATLLEVQLASPFKAKAFRKAAAAIAPLSAEEVRERAADGRLKRTPGIGDSSLGVITEALAGDVPSYLADLREKAGAESRTGLRAELKGDLHAHSEWSDGTTSIAAMARAAASAGLEYFALTDHSPNLRVANGLSPERLESQLEIVAALNAGHGEGVDDADARDRGDLSVRILTGIEVDILEDGTLDQRPDLLDRLDVVVASVHSKLRAPAAEMTPRMLRAIRDPRTNVLGHCTGRLVQGSRGTRPQSEFDADAVFAACAEHDVAVEINSRPERQDPPDDLIRLALDHGCRFSIDTDGHAPGHFGFLALGAARAEAAGIPAERIVTTWDADRLVEWAGSKKR, encoded by the coding sequence ATGGACCCGGTGCAGGCGCTCGAGGAGATCGCGACGCTGCTCGAGGTGCAGCTCGCCTCGCCGTTCAAGGCGAAGGCCTTCCGGAAGGCGGCCGCGGCGATCGCGCCGCTGTCTGCCGAGGAGGTGCGCGAGCGGGCCGCCGACGGGCGGCTCAAGCGCACGCCGGGCATCGGCGACTCGAGCCTGGGGGTGATCACCGAGGCGCTGGCGGGCGACGTGCCCTCGTACCTCGCCGACCTCCGCGAGAAGGCGGGAGCCGAATCCCGCACCGGCCTGCGGGCCGAGTTGAAGGGCGACCTGCACGCGCACTCGGAATGGTCGGACGGCACGACGAGCATCGCCGCGATGGCGCGCGCCGCGGCATCCGCCGGTCTCGAGTACTTCGCGCTCACCGACCACTCGCCCAACCTGCGCGTCGCGAACGGCCTCTCGCCCGAGCGGCTCGAGTCGCAGCTCGAGATCGTGGCGGCCCTGAATGCCGGGCACGGCGAGGGCGTCGACGACGCCGATGCGCGCGACCGCGGCGACCTCAGCGTGCGGATCCTCACGGGCATCGAGGTCGACATCCTCGAGGACGGCACGCTCGATCAGCGACCCGACCTGCTCGACCGTCTCGACGTGGTGGTCGCGAGCGTGCACTCGAAGCTCCGCGCGCCGGCCGCCGAGATGACGCCGCGGATGCTGCGCGCCATCCGGGATCCGCGGACGAACGTGCTCGGGCACTGCACGGGACGCCTCGTCCAGGGGTCGCGCGGAACCCGGCCGCAGTCGGAGTTCGACGCCGACGCGGTGTTCGCGGCGTGCGCCGAGCACGACGTCGCGGTCGAGATCAACTCGCGCCCAGAGCGTCAGGACCCGCCCGACGACCTGATCCGGCTCGCGCTCGACCACGGATGCCGCTTCTCGATCGACACCGACGGCCACGCGCCGGGGCACTTCGGCTTCCTCGCGCTCGGCGCCGCCCGTGCCGAGGCGGCCGGCATCCCGGCGGAGCGGATCGTCACGACCTGGGACGCCGACCGCCTGGTCGAGTGGGCCGGGTCGAAGAAGCGATGA